In Streptomyces sp. SLBN-118, the following are encoded in one genomic region:
- a CDS encoding aldehyde dehydrogenase family protein, with amino-acid sequence MTTVESIQPRRYSMLIDGERIDAEDARRFTRTSPAHDVVVGAFIEATTDEVDRAVQAARTAFDDGRWSGLPGTTRARHLRRVAALVEERAEELARVEALESGKPISQARGEVAATAELWYYAATLAQHAYGDSHNALGSEYLGLALREPAGVVGIITPWNFPLLIVSQKLPFALAVGCTAVVKPSQLTPGTTLLLGELVTAAGLPDGVVNIITGKGGVGSQLSEHPLVDVMSFTGSTEVGKKVMAAAAQTLKRVELELGGKNPQVVFPGADLDAAVDAVVFGVLFNQGECCNSGSRLLVHRDIADDFVARVVEKARRVVVGDPLDDRTKVGAIASQEQLDTIERLVGEGVTAGAELLLGGHRLPTSAGRFYAPTVLDGVTPDMSVADTEIFGPVLSVLRFDSLDEAVSITNSTPYGLSAGVWTRDVDTAVEYARRTRAGTVWVNCFMDGFPELSFGGYGESGLGRELGRHAIEAFTELKSVVVHTGPRRNPWIPADGAN; translated from the coding sequence ATGACCACTGTTGAATCGATCCAACCACGGCGCTACTCGATGCTCATCGACGGCGAACGCATCGACGCGGAGGACGCCCGGCGGTTCACCCGGACCAGTCCGGCCCACGATGTCGTTGTCGGCGCATTCATCGAAGCCACCACCGATGAAGTTGACCGGGCGGTCCAGGCCGCGCGGACAGCATTCGACGACGGACGCTGGAGCGGCCTACCGGGCACGACCCGAGCCCGCCACCTGCGCCGGGTCGCCGCGCTGGTGGAGGAACGAGCCGAAGAACTCGCCCGCGTGGAGGCATTGGAGAGCGGCAAGCCGATCAGCCAGGCCCGCGGCGAGGTCGCGGCCACCGCGGAGCTGTGGTACTACGCTGCGACCCTCGCTCAACATGCCTACGGAGATTCCCACAACGCCCTGGGGAGCGAGTACCTCGGTCTGGCCCTGCGGGAGCCGGCAGGCGTCGTCGGCATCATCACCCCTTGGAACTTCCCACTGCTCATCGTCAGCCAGAAACTCCCCTTCGCTCTCGCCGTCGGCTGCACCGCGGTGGTCAAACCCAGTCAGCTCACTCCCGGCACCACGCTGCTGCTCGGCGAGCTAGTGACCGCGGCGGGCCTCCCGGACGGAGTGGTCAACATCATCACCGGCAAGGGCGGCGTCGGATCGCAGCTCAGCGAGCACCCGCTCGTCGACGTGATGTCCTTTACCGGGTCCACGGAGGTGGGCAAGAAGGTGATGGCCGCCGCGGCACAGACCCTCAAGCGAGTCGAGCTTGAGCTGGGCGGCAAGAACCCCCAGGTCGTCTTCCCTGGCGCCGACCTCGACGCCGCCGTTGACGCCGTGGTCTTCGGAGTCCTGTTCAATCAGGGCGAATGCTGCAACTCCGGCAGCCGGCTGCTCGTCCACCGGGACATCGCCGATGACTTCGTGGCCCGAGTCGTCGAGAAGGCGCGCCGGGTCGTGGTCGGCGATCCCCTCGACGATCGCACCAAGGTCGGTGCGATCGCCAGCCAAGAGCAGCTGGACACCATCGAGCGGCTCGTCGGCGAAGGCGTCACGGCCGGCGCCGAGCTGCTCCTGGGAGGCCACCGCCTGCCCACCTCCGCCGGTCGCTTCTACGCCCCCACAGTCCTCGACGGTGTCACGCCCGATATGTCCGTCGCGGATACCGAGATCTTCGGACCGGTGCTGTCCGTCCTACGGTTCGACTCGCTCGACGAAGCAGTCTCGATCACCAACAGCACTCCCTACGGTCTGTCGGCGGGAGTGTGGACGCGGGACGTAGACACCGCGGTGGAATACGCCCGCCGCACCCGTGCGGGGACGGTGTGGGTGAACTGCTTCATGGACGGCTTCCCCGAACTCAGCTTCGGCGGCTACGGCGAGAGCGGCCTGGGCCGTGAGCTCGGCCGCCACGCGATCGAGGCATTCACCGAGCTCAAGAGCGTGGTGGTGCACACGGGGCCACGACGGAACCCCTGGATCCCTGCGGACGGAGCAAACTGA
- a CDS encoding acyl CoA:acetate/3-ketoacid CoA transferase: MTRTKVISAAEAADLVPEGATVSISSSSGLGCPDAVLRAIGVRFASTGAPSGLTTVHPIAAGDMYGIKGIDHLAQPGLLHRIFAGSYPSGPSSADPPLVRKLIEASEIQAYNLPSGVLFQMHRSAATGQPGVLTTVGLDTFIDPRREGGRMNGVTPEFVRVEHFDGREWLYFPTVPVDVAVIRGTTADEHGNITMEDEGAPLGALDQALAARSNGGIVIAQVKRVAEGRSLPAQQVRVPGILVDRVVVDPDQLQTTQIAYDPALAGTLRRPLAEVEPAQFGLEKIIARRAAMELSRGAVVNLGFGISALVPRVLLEEGCHEEVTWVIEQGPIGGFPLTGFAFGCALNPQAILPSSDQFTLLQSGGFDTAMLSFLEIDTEGNINVSALPGRSHVTAGVGGFADITANARHLVFSGYFTAGRREIDVDAGELRLISDGNVPKLVEKVRQVTFSGRRAVANGQRVTVVTERCVMQLCPEGLTVTEVAPGIDLERDVLDRAAYPLQVSSQLTVMDPRLFRPEPLRLQLPDAGELR; this comes from the coding sequence ATGACGCGGACCAAAGTGATCAGTGCGGCCGAGGCTGCTGACCTTGTGCCGGAAGGCGCTACGGTGAGCATTAGCTCTTCGAGTGGACTTGGCTGCCCCGACGCCGTACTTCGGGCCATCGGCGTGCGATTCGCCTCGACCGGGGCGCCGAGCGGTCTGACGACCGTGCACCCCATTGCGGCCGGTGACATGTACGGCATCAAGGGCATCGACCATCTCGCGCAGCCTGGTCTGCTGCATCGGATCTTCGCAGGGTCCTATCCCAGTGGTCCCTCGTCGGCTGACCCGCCCTTGGTCCGCAAGCTCATCGAGGCAAGTGAGATCCAGGCGTACAACCTGCCCTCCGGTGTGCTGTTCCAGATGCACCGGTCCGCCGCCACCGGACAGCCGGGCGTCCTGACCACCGTCGGGCTCGACACCTTCATCGACCCGCGACGCGAGGGCGGACGGATGAACGGCGTGACGCCGGAGTTCGTCCGTGTCGAACACTTCGACGGGCGCGAGTGGCTGTACTTTCCGACGGTGCCGGTCGATGTTGCGGTCATCCGCGGTACCACCGCGGATGAGCACGGCAACATCACCATGGAGGACGAGGGGGCGCCGCTGGGCGCCCTGGACCAGGCGCTGGCCGCGCGCAGCAACGGCGGCATCGTGATCGCACAGGTCAAACGGGTCGCCGAGGGCCGCTCGTTGCCCGCCCAACAGGTCAGGGTGCCGGGGATCCTCGTCGACCGCGTCGTCGTGGACCCCGACCAGTTGCAGACTACGCAGATTGCCTACGACCCGGCGCTCGCGGGGACGCTGCGCCGCCCGCTGGCGGAGGTGGAACCCGCGCAGTTCGGGCTCGAAAAGATCATCGCGCGGCGGGCGGCGATGGAACTTTCCCGGGGGGCGGTGGTCAACCTGGGGTTCGGTATTTCCGCACTGGTTCCGCGGGTTCTGCTCGAAGAGGGCTGTCATGAGGAGGTCACCTGGGTCATCGAACAGGGCCCGATCGGCGGCTTTCCGCTCACCGGGTTCGCCTTCGGCTGTGCGCTCAACCCTCAGGCGATCCTGCCTTCCTCCGACCAGTTCACCCTGCTGCAAAGTGGAGGCTTCGACACCGCGATGCTGTCGTTCCTCGAAATCGACACCGAGGGCAATATCAACGTGTCCGCCCTGCCCGGCCGCTCCCATGTCACCGCCGGAGTCGGCGGCTTCGCCGACATCACGGCCAACGCCCGGCACCTGGTCTTCAGCGGCTATTTCACCGCCGGCCGCCGCGAAATTGACGTCGATGCAGGCGAGTTGCGGCTGATCAGCGACGGGAATGTGCCCAAACTCGTCGAGAAAGTCCGACAAGTCACCTTCAGTGGACGGCGCGCCGTGGCCAACGGACAGCGCGTCACGGTTGTCACGGAACGGTGTGTCATGCAGCTCTGCCCCGAGGGCCTGACTGTCACTGAGGTCGCTCCCGGCATCGACCTCGAGCGCGACGTGCTCGACCGCGCCGCCTATCCGCTCCAGGTCAGTTCCCAGCTGACGGTCATGGACCCCCGCCTGTTCCGGCCCGAACCCCTTCGTCTCCAGCTGCCCGACGCGGGAGAACTTCGATGA
- a CDS encoding bifunctional 4-hydroxy-2-oxoglutarate aldolase/2-dehydro-3-deoxy-phosphogluconate aldolase, with protein sequence MTDTLDGLAGNRIVAVLRAADASGFAATARALAAGGIACVEVTMTSHGALDSVAALQAEGLTVGVGSVTTPGQAADACAAGASFVVTPTLIEGVVDRCASKDVPVIMGSLTPFEMLAAMEAGASAVKVFPAGAVGAGYLRQVLGPLPHLRIMATGGITVGTAVEFLRAGALAVGLGVPLVGIGDLPPEEITARAREIVRSCAKA encoded by the coding sequence GTGACCGATACGCTGGACGGCCTTGCCGGCAACCGCATTGTCGCGGTACTGCGCGCCGCGGACGCGAGCGGATTCGCGGCCACGGCCCGCGCTCTTGCCGCCGGCGGCATTGCCTGCGTCGAGGTGACGATGACCTCGCACGGCGCACTGGACTCGGTGGCTGCACTGCAGGCCGAAGGCCTCACCGTGGGCGTCGGCAGCGTCACCACACCCGGCCAGGCGGCGGACGCCTGCGCGGCAGGCGCCTCCTTTGTCGTCACGCCGACGCTCATCGAGGGGGTCGTCGATCGATGCGCCTCCAAAGATGTCCCCGTCATCATGGGAAGCCTCACTCCCTTCGAAATGCTCGCGGCCATGGAAGCCGGCGCGTCAGCAGTCAAGGTATTCCCAGCAGGCGCCGTCGGCGCCGGGTACCTGCGACAGGTCCTGGGACCACTGCCGCACCTGCGCATCATGGCGACAGGCGGAATCACCGTCGGCACGGCCGTGGAGTTCCTGCGTGCCGGCGCGCTCGCCGTCGGGCTCGGTGTCCCGCTGGTGGGAATCGGAGACCTGCCTCCTGAGGAGATCACCGCGAGGGCTCGCGAAATCGTCCGGTCATGCGCAAAGGCATAG
- a CDS encoding enoyl-CoA hydratase/isomerase family protein, with protein MNDIPEPNEGIVRLERRGDVAVITLARPDKLNALTPAMLRQLASHTQAIDSDDSILVVLVTAEGDRAFCAGADLNAFADHDPLAVWRHWVHVGHDALRQLASLRQPSIAVLHAGAYGGGLELAMACDLRVAAGTARLGLPEVGIGTLPGWGGTARLASLIGPARAKRLVLTGELLDAETAQQWGLVDEVAPPGETAAAAERLAALIASRGPVAVQLAKQVLTHATPSNAEALEALAGALSAVTDDRAEGLAAFHERRTPRFHGQ; from the coding sequence ATGAATGACATCCCAGAGCCCAACGAGGGCATCGTACGACTCGAACGTCGCGGCGACGTCGCGGTCATCACGCTGGCACGACCGGACAAGCTCAACGCGCTGACCCCTGCCATGCTGCGGCAACTGGCGAGCCACACGCAGGCCATCGACAGTGACGACAGCATTCTGGTGGTCCTGGTCACCGCGGAAGGCGATCGGGCCTTCTGTGCCGGAGCCGACCTCAACGCCTTCGCCGACCACGATCCACTGGCCGTTTGGCGGCACTGGGTGCACGTCGGCCACGACGCCCTGCGGCAGCTCGCCTCGCTCCGGCAGCCGAGTATCGCCGTCCTCCACGCCGGAGCGTACGGCGGCGGCCTGGAACTGGCGATGGCATGCGACCTGCGGGTCGCCGCGGGCACTGCCCGTCTCGGGCTTCCGGAAGTCGGCATCGGCACTCTCCCGGGATGGGGCGGCACGGCACGACTGGCTTCCTTGATCGGACCCGCAAGGGCCAAACGGCTGGTGCTCACCGGTGAACTCCTCGACGCGGAGACGGCCCAGCAATGGGGACTGGTCGACGAGGTCGCGCCGCCCGGCGAGACGGCTGCGGCGGCGGAGCGGCTCGCCGCCCTCATTGCCAGCCGCGGTCCGGTGGCCGTGCAGTTGGCCAAGCAGGTCCTCACCCACGCCACACCGTCCAACGCCGAGGCGCTGGAGGCTCTCGCAGGAGCGCTGTCCGCCGTCACCGACGACCGTGCGGAGGGCTTGGCGGCCTTCCATGAACGTCGCACGCCCAGATTCCACGGCCAGTGA
- a CDS encoding GMC oxidoreductase: protein MNPTDLWSSSAQVQSSAADIGQVVHCDILVIGTGMGGATIARALAGSQARVLLVEQGDFLPRERENWSPADVFERGRYKNAAPWTDSAGRPFQPGVYHYVGGSTKMFGACLPRFREEDFTAVEHWEGSSPAWPFSYADLEPHYTVAEQWYQVHGSPGEDPTEPQRSQPYPFPALPHEPYVAHLRERLLQQNLHPYALAMGVDRRPGGTCIRCRTCDGFPCMVGAKSDAEMCAVRPALAQDNVRLLTGTRVVRLDTDHAGGRVVRAQAERNGATLELRAGTFVVSCGAVASAALLLSSESSAHPQGLANSSGLVGRGYMQHNNTALLAVDLHRSNPTWFQKTLGVNDYYRPGPTTSYPLGNLQLLGKLQASMLKAARPRVPRPLLDAVSSRSVEWWVMSEDLPDDRNRIVLGPTGRPQVHWQPTNTRAHRELITRARQMMRRAGYQLVATETLGVETDSHQCGTLRAGEDPARSVLDPYCRTHDVRNLFVVDASFFPSSAAMNPALTVAAQAIRVAREGEVLP from the coding sequence ATGAACCCCACCGATCTGTGGTCGTCATCCGCTCAGGTGCAGTCGTCGGCCGCGGACATCGGCCAAGTCGTGCACTGCGACATCCTCGTCATCGGCACCGGTATGGGTGGTGCCACCATCGCCCGCGCTCTGGCAGGTTCCCAGGCCCGCGTACTCCTCGTCGAACAAGGCGACTTCCTTCCCCGGGAGCGGGAGAACTGGTCGCCGGCCGACGTCTTCGAGCGCGGGCGGTACAAGAACGCGGCTCCCTGGACCGACTCGGCAGGCCGTCCCTTCCAACCAGGCGTCTACCACTACGTTGGCGGCAGCACCAAAATGTTCGGTGCGTGCCTGCCCCGCTTCCGTGAAGAGGACTTCACCGCCGTCGAACACTGGGAGGGAAGCTCTCCCGCCTGGCCCTTCTCCTACGCCGACCTCGAACCGCACTACACGGTCGCCGAACAGTGGTACCAGGTGCACGGCTCACCCGGAGAGGATCCCACCGAGCCGCAGCGCTCACAGCCCTACCCCTTCCCAGCCCTCCCACACGAGCCGTATGTCGCTCACCTTCGCGAACGACTGCTCCAGCAGAACCTGCACCCCTACGCCCTGGCCATGGGCGTCGACCGGCGCCCCGGAGGCACCTGCATCCGTTGCCGGACATGCGACGGGTTCCCCTGCATGGTCGGCGCCAAGAGCGACGCCGAGATGTGCGCAGTGCGCCCCGCGCTGGCGCAGGACAATGTGCGGCTGCTCACCGGCACCCGCGTCGTACGCCTGGATACCGACCACGCCGGCGGACGGGTCGTCAGGGCCCAGGCCGAGCGCAACGGTGCCACCCTCGAACTGCGTGCCGGAACGTTCGTTGTCAGCTGCGGCGCCGTTGCCTCCGCGGCACTTCTGCTCAGCTCCGAGTCGTCTGCGCACCCGCAGGGGCTCGCCAACTCCTCCGGCCTGGTCGGCCGCGGCTATATGCAGCACAACAACACCGCCCTGCTCGCCGTCGATCTCCACCGCTCCAACCCCACCTGGTTCCAAAAGACGCTGGGAGTCAACGACTACTACCGGCCTGGCCCGACCACGAGCTACCCCCTGGGCAATTTGCAGCTCCTTGGCAAGCTCCAGGCGAGCATGCTCAAAGCTGCCCGGCCCCGAGTCCCCCGCCCCCTTCTGGACGCCGTCTCTTCCCGCAGCGTGGAGTGGTGGGTCATGTCCGAAGACCTTCCCGACGATCGCAACCGCATCGTCCTGGGCCCAACGGGCCGCCCGCAGGTGCACTGGCAGCCGACCAACACCCGTGCGCACCGCGAACTCATCACCCGCGCCCGCCAGATGATGAGGCGTGCCGGATACCAACTGGTGGCCACCGAGACACTCGGCGTCGAGACCGACTCCCACCAGTGCGGCACCTTGCGCGCCGGAGAAGACCCGGCCCGATCGGTACTTGATCCGTATTGCAGAACCCACGACGTGCGCAACCTGTTCGTGGTCGACGCGTCGTTCTTCCCGTCCTCCGCGGCGATGAACCCGGCACTGACCGTCGCCGCGCAGGCCATTCGTGTGGCGCGTGAAGGAGAGGTGCTCCCGTGA
- a CDS encoding carbohydrate ABC transporter permease, producing the protein MAAVTELPVSAAAETRAQRTGRRFWRVPQTPGQWAVLAALIVLSLMFLVPVYLMVAAGLKSPAQADVSRMWQLPSPLSLDGYREAWSRLSGNFLNSLLMVVPATVLSSLVGALNGFVLSKVRFRRANLVFTLMLLGMFIPYQAILIPMVTFLQWIGLYGTIGGLVLVHVIYGIPIATLIFRNYYAAVPQAIVEAAAIDGAGVLQTFWRVMLPLSAPGFVVAGIFQFTNIWNDFLFGIVVVPDSSNQPVTVALNNLSGTQSVNWNVVMAGAVIAAIPTALIYLALGKYFIRGLTAGSVK; encoded by the coding sequence ATGGCCGCCGTCACCGAACTTCCGGTCTCGGCGGCAGCCGAGACACGTGCTCAGCGCACCGGGCGCCGATTCTGGCGCGTGCCGCAGACCCCAGGGCAATGGGCCGTCCTCGCCGCCCTCATCGTCCTCAGCCTGATGTTCCTCGTGCCGGTCTACCTCATGGTGGCGGCCGGCCTGAAGTCACCCGCGCAGGCAGATGTGTCGAGGATGTGGCAGCTGCCGTCTCCACTGAGCCTGGACGGCTATCGGGAGGCGTGGTCACGGCTGTCCGGCAACTTCCTCAACAGTCTGCTCATGGTGGTACCCGCGACAGTCCTCTCTTCGCTGGTCGGTGCGCTCAACGGCTTCGTCCTGTCGAAGGTGCGGTTCCGCCGGGCAAATCTGGTCTTCACTCTCATGCTGCTCGGCATGTTCATCCCTTACCAGGCGATCCTCATCCCCATGGTCACCTTCCTGCAGTGGATCGGCCTGTACGGCACCATCGGAGGGCTGGTGCTCGTTCACGTCATCTACGGCATCCCCATCGCCACACTCATCTTCCGCAACTACTACGCAGCGGTGCCCCAAGCCATCGTCGAAGCCGCGGCGATCGACGGGGCAGGAGTGCTACAGACCTTCTGGAGGGTCATGCTGCCGCTGTCGGCGCCGGGCTTCGTCGTCGCAGGTATCTTCCAATTCACCAACATCTGGAACGACTTCCTCTTCGGCATCGTCGTCGTCCCGGATTCCAGTAACCAGCCCGTCACCGTCGCGCTCAACAACCTCTCCGGCACCCAGTCGGTCAACTGGAACGTTGTCATGGCCGGCGCGGTCATCGCGGCCATTCCCACGGCACTGATCTACCTCGCGCTCGGCAAGTACTTCATCCGCGGACTCACCGCAGGGTCGGTGAAATGA
- a CDS encoding glycoside hydrolase family 88 protein has product MTTRTPTALGAGSFEPPASLCAAAERAMDAAQAKVDRLVTAHPDYFPLYTEQGKWHHPKEAWTNWCEGFLGGQMWIFAETTGDPLWRGRAEHYSLLVEERKHDRSVHDLGFVFWPTWKRWYDLTGDSSRNDVVVTAGKTMGLRYNPTGRYLRSFLAPDSLFIDIMMNVGIVLYAAQHSGDEALLALAHEHCRTTRRHLVRGDGSTAHEGIFDVHTGEFLRQSTQQGWRADSSWARGQTWALYGFGTCYALTGEAQYLDTSIACADYYIDCTTDQLVPPNDWSEPRPRLPYESSAAAIAASGLLQLADLVDEQRAVRYRHHAFSTLERLCHESFLAGPDDPWEGLLKHASYHEAKGLGVDESVMWGDYFLVEALHKVLGGTRTAAAIRTPSA; this is encoded by the coding sequence ATGACCACAAGAACTCCCACCGCCCTGGGCGCGGGCTCCTTCGAGCCACCCGCATCGCTGTGCGCCGCGGCCGAACGGGCCATGGACGCCGCTCAGGCGAAGGTCGACCGACTCGTGACCGCCCATCCCGACTACTTCCCGCTCTATACAGAGCAAGGGAAGTGGCACCACCCCAAGGAGGCATGGACCAACTGGTGCGAGGGGTTTCTCGGCGGCCAGATGTGGATCTTCGCCGAAACCACCGGCGACCCGTTGTGGCGCGGCCGAGCCGAGCACTACTCCCTGCTGGTGGAGGAGCGCAAGCACGACCGGTCCGTCCATGACCTGGGTTTCGTCTTCTGGCCGACCTGGAAGCGGTGGTACGACCTGACCGGTGACAGTTCACGCAACGACGTGGTCGTCACCGCGGGAAAGACGATGGGCCTGCGCTACAACCCGACGGGTCGTTACCTTCGATCCTTTCTCGCCCCTGACAGCCTGTTCATCGACATCATGATGAACGTCGGCATCGTCCTCTACGCCGCACAGCACAGCGGCGATGAGGCCCTGTTGGCACTGGCGCACGAGCACTGCCGGACCACCCGTCGACATCTGGTCCGCGGTGACGGGAGTACTGCGCACGAAGGCATCTTCGATGTTCACACCGGAGAGTTCCTGCGCCAGAGCACACAGCAGGGCTGGCGGGCGGACTCCTCGTGGGCACGCGGCCAGACCTGGGCGTTGTACGGCTTCGGTACCTGCTATGCACTCACCGGCGAGGCACAGTACCTGGACACGTCCATTGCCTGCGCCGACTACTACATCGACTGCACCACCGACCAGCTGGTCCCGCCCAACGACTGGAGCGAGCCGCGCCCCCGGCTGCCGTATGAGAGCTCAGCAGCGGCCATCGCTGCCAGCGGACTGCTGCAACTGGCGGACCTGGTGGATGAGCAACGGGCCGTGCGCTACCGGCACCATGCCTTCTCCACGCTTGAGCGCCTGTGCCACGAGTCTTTCCTGGCGGGGCCGGACGATCCCTGGGAGGGGCTGCTGAAGCACGCCTCCTATCACGAAGCCAAGGGCCTCGGCGTCGACGAAAGCGTCATGTGGGGCGATTACTTCCTCGTCGAAGCCCTGCACAAGGTACTCGGCGGCACCCGCACCGCCGCAGCCATCAGAACCCCATCGGCCTGA
- a CDS encoding ABC transporter substrate-binding protein, producing the protein MRRTIPWATALVIASALTATACGGPLGSGGTEGNKLEVFSWWTSGSEATALDALVTQFKKDNPGTQVKNGAVSGGGGSNAQQVLQTRLAGGNPPDTWQAHPGKAISELIDNRLALDVTDVYEANKWKSVMPKAMVDAMSKNGRVYGVLTGVHRGNVLWFNKAVLAKAGVKVGKSMNWQGFNQAIQKLQDKDIRPLCLGDKDIFASAEVLENLLVGRLGADGWNKLVDGKTPWSDPKVRAGVKDYMQLLGKANDDHSAMTWDQAVKLMADGGCGFNTMGDWAYGELLKYGKADGKDFGYVAFPGADNTFVAVGDAFVASAATKNPTLVNKWLASVGSKESQLAFNKAKGSTPVRTDVDVSSLGAYQQAAAKTFRTGTLVNTLVHGQATSPQFQQAFFDAINQLNTDNDIGAFAKTLDAAAKE; encoded by the coding sequence ATGAGAAGAACCATCCCGTGGGCGACGGCGCTCGTCATAGCGTCCGCGCTGACCGCAACCGCCTGTGGAGGCCCCCTCGGCAGTGGTGGCACAGAGGGAAACAAGCTTGAGGTCTTCTCCTGGTGGACCTCGGGTTCGGAAGCCACCGCCCTCGATGCCCTCGTCACCCAGTTCAAGAAGGACAATCCCGGCACACAGGTGAAGAACGGAGCCGTCTCCGGCGGCGGCGGTTCCAACGCCCAGCAGGTGCTGCAAACCCGGCTGGCGGGCGGTAACCCGCCCGACACGTGGCAGGCTCATCCCGGCAAGGCGATAAGCGAACTCATCGACAACCGCCTGGCCCTCGATGTGACGGACGTTTACGAGGCGAACAAGTGGAAGTCCGTCATGCCGAAGGCGATGGTCGACGCCATGAGCAAGAACGGCCGAGTCTACGGAGTTCTCACCGGCGTCCACCGCGGGAACGTTCTGTGGTTCAACAAGGCCGTGCTGGCAAAAGCAGGCGTCAAGGTCGGCAAGAGCATGAACTGGCAGGGCTTCAACCAGGCGATCCAGAAGCTGCAGGACAAAGACATAAGGCCGTTGTGCCTCGGCGACAAGGACATCTTCGCCTCCGCCGAGGTTCTGGAGAACCTGCTCGTAGGCCGCCTGGGTGCGGACGGCTGGAACAAGCTGGTCGACGGCAAGACCCCATGGTCCGACCCGAAGGTCCGCGCCGGCGTCAAGGACTACATGCAGTTGCTCGGCAAGGCCAACGATGACCACTCCGCAATGACCTGGGACCAGGCGGTCAAGCTGATGGCCGACGGCGGCTGCGGCTTCAACACGATGGGCGACTGGGCGTACGGGGAACTCCTCAAGTACGGCAAGGCCGACGGCAAGGACTTCGGTTACGTAGCCTTCCCCGGCGCGGACAACACCTTCGTCGCGGTCGGCGACGCCTTCGTCGCCTCGGCCGCCACGAAGAACCCGACTTTGGTGAACAAGTGGCTGGCCTCCGTCGGCAGCAAGGAAAGCCAGCTGGCGTTCAACAAGGCCAAGGGCTCGACCCCGGTGCGCACCGATGTCGATGTCTCGTCGCTCGGCGCATATCAGCAGGCCGCGGCGAAGACCTTCCGTACGGGAACCCTGGTGAACACGCTCGTCCACGGCCAGGCCACCTCGCCGCAGTTCCAGCAGGCGTTCTTCGACGCGATCAACCAGCTCAACACGGACAACGACATCGGCGCCTTCGCCAAGACGCTGGACGCCGCCGCGAAGGAATGA
- a CDS encoding carbohydrate ABC transporter permease, translating into MPQKSPPSARRRVTRTGHRRNAPGRWARLRRNWLGPALVAPSFIGVGIFVYGFIAFTVFISTTERWNPFNHDTTVRDGVLGNYSDLFATPRFQADLRNTVVFTLLFLFVSVAVGMALALLVHHVVVGRAFFRSVFLFPYALSFIVTGVVWRWIFTPQTGVNLLLRATGVSSAYQSLTGKPLQPDWITDPDVVGQLNGVMEALIPGGTYLHAKMGIPLALIPVVIAAAWQLGGFAMAMYLAGLAAIPDEVREAAMMDGAGPLQTYRKVILPMLRPVTVTTVVILGHVSLKIFDLVYAMAGSGVGFSTDVPGIFVYEQMFRALRYNLGGAASIVMLLLVCAVVVPYLARTYTREDH; encoded by the coding sequence ATGCCCCAGAAGAGTCCGCCGTCGGCACGACGGCGTGTCACAAGAACAGGCCACCGCCGAAACGCCCCCGGGCGATGGGCCAGGCTGCGCCGCAACTGGCTCGGCCCGGCGCTCGTAGCACCGAGTTTCATCGGTGTCGGCATCTTCGTCTACGGCTTCATCGCCTTCACTGTGTTCATCTCCACCACCGAGCGATGGAATCCCTTCAACCACGACACCACCGTCCGCGACGGTGTTCTGGGCAATTACTCGGACCTTTTCGCCACCCCCCGATTCCAGGCCGACCTTCGCAACACCGTCGTCTTCACCTTGCTCTTTCTCTTCGTGTCCGTCGCTGTGGGTATGGCGCTGGCGCTCCTCGTGCACCACGTGGTCGTCGGCCGGGCCTTCTTCCGCAGTGTCTTCCTCTTCCCCTACGCACTGTCATTCATCGTGACCGGCGTCGTATGGCGATGGATCTTCACGCCGCAGACCGGCGTCAACCTGTTGCTCCGGGCGACCGGCGTATCGAGCGCGTATCAGTCCCTCACCGGCAAGCCTCTCCAGCCCGACTGGATCACCGACCCGGACGTGGTGGGCCAACTCAATGGCGTAATGGAGGCGTTGATCCCCGGCGGCACCTATCTGCACGCCAAGATGGGTATCCCGCTGGCGCTCATTCCCGTCGTGATCGCCGCGGCATGGCAGCTCGGCGGGTTCGCGATGGCGATGTACCTGGCCGGTCTGGCCGCGATTCCCGACGAGGTGCGGGAGGCGGCCATGATGGACGGGGCCGGGCCGTTGCAGACCTACCGCAAGGTCATCCTTCCGATGCTGCGGCCGGTCACTGTGACCACGGTGGTCATCCTGGGACACGTCAGTCTGAAGATCTTCGACTTGGTGTACGCGATGGCAGGCAGCGGAGTCGGTTTCAGTACGGATGTCCCCGGCATCTTCGTGTACGAACAGATGTTCCGCGCGCTGCGCTACAACCTCGGTGGCGCAGCCAGCATCGTCATGCTGCTACTGGTCTGCGCAGTCGTCGTGCCCTACCTCGCCCGTACCTACACCCGAGAGGACCACTGA